A genomic region of Peromyscus eremicus chromosome 19, PerEre_H2_v1, whole genome shotgun sequence contains the following coding sequences:
- the Smim3 gene encoding small integral membrane protein 3, producing the protein MDAISQSPVDVLLPKHILDIWAIVLIILATIVVMTSLFLCPATAVIIYRMRTHPVLNGAV; encoded by the coding sequence ATGGATGCTATCAGCCAATCACCTGTGGATGTCCTGCTTCCCAAGCACATCCTGGATATCTGGGCCATTGTCCTCATCATCCTGGCTACCATCGTCGTCATGACCTCCTTGTTTCTGTGCCCGGCCACTGCAGTCATCATCTATCGAATGCGGACTCATCCGGTTCTCAATGGGGCTGTCTGA
- the LOC131895874 gene encoding interferon-inducible GTPase 1-like — translation MGQLFSDTSKDEDSGDLESSFTKYFKKIKLENKIIPQETIRLIELHLKKGNIQGAHSVISDALKNVDNVPINIAVTGESGAGKSSFINALRGVGHEEEGAAEVGVIETTMKRTPYKHPKIKTLNLWDLPGIGTMKFPPKDYLEKVEFQEYDFFIIVSATRFTKLELDLAKAIRFMGKNYYFVRTKVDMDLDNEKKSKPRTFDREKILQKIRSYCVNTFHQNNMEAPEIFLISNSHLSDYDFPALMDTLIKDLPAEKRHNFMLSLPNITEAAIDRKHKSMQQTIWLEAFKSGILATVPVVGILRDDVEKLKGKLNYYRDLFGVDDESLEFMAKDSQVSVERLKEIIKSPDLLDSKKEKALGEMFLKGLEKFASANGGLLATGLYFRKTFYMHLLFLDTVTEDAKVLLRETFKKKN, via the coding sequence ATGGGTCAGTTATTCTCTGATACATCTAAGGATGAAGACAGTGGAGATTTAGAGTCCAGCTTcactaaatattttaagaagattAAGTTGGAAAACAAAATCATTCCTCAGGAAACCATCCGTTTAATAGAATTACATCTGAAAAAAGGAAACATTCAGGGGGCACACTCTGTAATCAGTGATGCATTAAAAAATGTCGATAATGTCCCAATCAACATTGCTGTGACAGGAGAGTCTGGAGCAGGGAAGTCCAGCTTCATCAATGCCCTGAGGGGGGTTGGACATGAAGAGGAAGGTGCAGCTGAAGTTGGAGTAATAGAGACAACTATGAAGAGAACGCCATACAAACACCCCAAAATTAAAACTTTGAATTTATGGGACCTGCCTGGCATTGGAACTATGAAATTTCCGCCAaaagattatttggagaaagTGGAATTCCAAGAGTATGACTTCTTCATTATTGTTTCTGCCACACGTTTTACAAAACTTGAACTAGACCTTGCCAAAGCAATCAGATTTATGGGAAAGAATTACTACTTTGTGAGAACCAAGGTGGACATGGATTTAGACAATGAAAAGAAATCCAAACCACGGACCTTTGACAGAGAAAAGATCCTGCAGAAGATCAGAAGCTACTGTGTGAATACCTTTCATCAGAATAACATGGAAGCACCAgagattttcttgatttctaaCAGCCATTTATCTGACTATGATTTTCCAGCTCTGATGGACACCCTGATAAAGGATCTTCCTGCTGAAAAGCGCCACAATTTTATGCTTTCCTTGCCTAATATCACAGAGGCAGCCATTGACAGAAAGCACAAGTCTATGCAGCAGACGATCTGGTTGGAAGCCTTCAAGTCTGGAATTTTGGCTACTGTTCCTGTAGTGGGCATCCTCAGGGATGATGTGGAGAAATTGAAGGGGAAGCTAAACTATTATCGCGACCTCTTTGGAGTGGATGATGAATCCCTGGAATTCATGGCTAAGGATTCCCAAGTGTCTGTTGAACGACTGAAAGAAATCATTAAATCTCCTGATTTGTTGgacagtaagaaagaaaaagcattagGAGAAATGTTTTTGAAAGGTTTGGAGAAATTTGCCTCAGCTAATGGTGGGCTCCTTGCTACAGGTCTTTACTTTAGGAAAACCTTTTACATGCACCTTCTTTTCCTTGACACGGTGACTGAAGATGCCAAAGTTCTTCTTAgagagacatttaaaaaaaagaactag